The proteins below come from a single Trachemys scripta elegans isolate TJP31775 chromosome 16, CAS_Tse_1.0, whole genome shotgun sequence genomic window:
- the PRIM1 gene encoding DNA primase small subunit isoform X3: MQKMNPYKIDVGAVYSHRPSQRNTVHMGAFQAQEKELVFDIDMTDYDDVRRCCSSAEICSKCWTLMTIAIRVIDRALVEDFGVKHRLWVYSGRRGVHCWVCDDSVRKWSCAMRAAVVEYLTLVKGGSETVKKVNLTDPIHPFISHSLSLVEPYFEDYALVGQDILGSSESWEKVVALVPESVRESLLREFPKKHDSVQRWELLKKKMEKCKPSHAESEIMLQYCFPRLDINVSRGVNHLLKSPFSVHPKTGRVSVPIDLRKLDQFDPLAVPTISCLCRELDTAHEEEDEEKENEAEPEPKRRTRDYKKTSLAPYVRVFEQFVEEMDKSRKGELLKKSDLQGDF; this comes from the exons CCCAGCCAGCGCAACACCGTGCACATGGGCGCCTTCCAGGCTCAGGAGAAGGAGCTGGTGTTCGACATAGACATGACGGATTACGACGACGTGCGGAGGTGCTGCAG CTCTGCCGAGATCTGCTCCAAGTGTTGGACCCTTATGACCATCGCGATCCGTGTCATCGACCGCGCGCTCGTGG AGGATTTCGGGGTGAAGCACCGCCTGTGGGTGTATTCGGGCCGGCGAGGCGTCCACTGCTGGGTGTGTGATGACTCCGTCCGGAAGTGGTCGTGCGCCATGCGCGCCGCGGTGGTGGAGTATCTCACCCTCGTGAAG GGCGGGTCCGAAACCGTGAAGAAGGTGAACCTGACCGACCCCATTCACCCGTTCATCAG CCACTCGCTGAGTCTGGTGGAGCCGTACTTCGAAGACTAcgccctggtgggccaggataTCCTGGGCAGCAGCGAGAGCTGGGAGAAGGTGGTTGCCCTCGTCCCAGAAT CGGTTCGAGAGAGCCTGCTGCGGGAATTCCCCAAAAAGCATGATTCAGTCCAGCGCTGGGAGCTCCTGAAAAAGAAGATGGAGAAATGCAAG CCCTCCCACGCGGAGTCGGAGATCATGCTGCAATACTGCTTCCCCCGGTTGGATATCAACGTCAGCAGGGGAGTCAACCACTTACTGAAGAGCCCGTTCAGCGTCCACCCCAAAACAG GTCGTGTTTCGGTCCCGATCGATTTGCGGAAGCTGGATCAGTTCGACCCATTGGCCGTTCCAACCATAAG CTGCCTCTGTCGTGAACTGGACACGGCTCacgaggaggaggatgaagagaaGGAAAACGAGGCGGAGCCGGAACCCAAGCGCCGCACCAGGG ACTACAAGAAAACCAGCTTGGCTCCGTACGTGAGAGTCTTCGAACAGTTTGTGGAGGAAATGGACAAGTCTCGCAAAGGGGAGCTTCTCAAGAAGAGTG ACTTACAAGGAGATTTCTGA